The Sorangiineae bacterium MSr11954 DNA segment GGCTCCGCATATCACGGAGCACCGGGCGATCCGCGCGAGAGCCAGTGGACGTTCGCCTGCTCGCGCAATGGGGCGCGCCCATATCCGTACGGTATGGGGTTCGACACGTCGCTCTGCAACGATGGGAACGGAGGGGACCCCCACCTGGCTCCCGTCAAACAATTCAAAGGTTGCGAGGGCGGCTTTACGGGACTCTTCGACATGAGCGGCAACGTCGCAGAGTGGGAAGATGCGTGCAAAGACGCGGACCAATGCCCTACCCGCGGCGGCTCGTACTACATCGGTCGCGACCCCGATCGCGACGTCTTTTCCTGCTACGTCTCGTTCTTTTCCTTTGACTTTACCCGTCAGCATCGCGGCAGGGCCGTGGGGTTTCGTTGCTGCGGCCCCTAGCACCGAGCGTCATGTCGCAACGTGGACGATGGATCCCGCGCGACGAGTGCTCCTGCGCGATCCCACTCGACCATCGCCCCCCCCGCAGCGGGCCGCTACGCGGACGTGGGTTTCGCTGCTGCAGCGATCCCTAGCGGCGTCTCGCTCAATGCCACGCGCCAATCCCAACCCCCCAGTTCGTGTAACGCGGCGCCAAATCCACGGCGAAGCTGATACGCCACGTCGTGGCCCCAATGAGCCCCCACGCATCGAACGGAAAGAGCTTGATATCCGCCCCACACGTCAGATGCTGCCGCGCATTTCCCTCGGGGAAGCGCGAAGGTTCGAGGTAAGCGCCGATGCGCCCGCGGACCCGGTCGTGGACGGGCTCCGCCTCGATGGCGAAGCGGGGCATCACGGTCACGTTGCGGCCGAAAGGTTCCTTCTTTTGGTCGAGGAAGCTCCCCACGTCGACGGAGTCGTCGGAGGGCCCCGTAAAGAGGACGCTGGCGACCATCAGAATCTTTTCGCGCGGCCAGTTCGCATAGCGCGCACGGCGCTGCGCCAGCAAGCGCTCCGATTCGGCCTCGAGGCGCATGTCCTCGATGCGGCGAACGGCGTCTTCCTGCTCGGCGATGGTGCGTTCGAGCTCGCGGCGGCGATTGGGCGGGGCGGCGGCCAGCTTCGCTTCGTGCTCGCGCTCGCGCCGCGTGCGCGCCTCGGCGATGGCGTCGCGTACGGGGGCCTCTTGTTCGTGCGGATTGAGCCACGCGGGGTTCAGCGGACGAGGACCGGCTTGCAGCGCCACCCCCAGCTCCGCCTCCCACGGCTGCACGATCTTCGCAGGTAAAATGAATTTGTCCGCCCGCTCGACGCCGTCGTTGTCGCGGGTGGTCGCCGACTCGCCACGCGGGCCCGCGCTCACCGGCGCACGCAAGGTGGCGCCGACGCGAAATGGCGCGCCGTCCGGCTTGTAGAGCGCCCCCACCTCCGGCGCGGCCCCCAGCATCGATACGAGGGTGCGCCCCGGGACGAATTGGCCGGTCTGCGAAATCTGCAGCGCCACGACCCGCAAGCCCAGGCCGAGTGAGACCTGGTTCCCCCAAAAACCGTACGCCGCCACGATATGCGAGCGGTTCGTTTGAAGGGTCAGACCCGGATCGGTCTCCGTGGCCGGCGTCAGCTTGAATTGCTGGAGATCGCTGGTGACCGCCATCCCCAGCCCCCCGAACTGGAGCTGCAGGCCGAGGTTCACATAGAGAAAATCGCTGAACTGCGTGGTGCCCGTGTTGCCGCGGCGCCCGCGGTTGTCGAAGTCGGAGCCAGCGAACGCACCAGGGAACGAGATGCCCGCCGAGATGTCGTAGTCGAACCACTTGTGGCTGAATGGCTCGCGCACGGCGGGCGCCGACGCGTTGGAGGCCGTCCCTTCGACCCCCTCGGCGTAGGCCGTGTAGGCGCCGGCCAAGCCCGTCACCCGGATGGGGGCGATGAGCGGACCTTGGTAGAACTCGATGCTGTAGTCATTTCGCGTCATCGGGGCCGGATCGTCGGCCCGCGCGGTGCGCGTCAGGAGCGCCTGCACCACGAGATGAACGAGCGCCGTGAGGACGAGGTACGTCAGGAAGGCGGGGACGGAGGCTCGCCGCCGCCGCTGCCCGGGCGTGCTTCGCCCGTGCGGGAGCCCAGAAGGAAACGGACCAACGGCTCGGCGTCGAGCTTCGCCGTGGTGAGCAGCGCGTCGAGCAGGCGCTGGCCCAGCTTCGCGAGATCGAGCAGGAGCGCGATGCGGGAGCGTTGAAGCTCCACCCGGGCCCGGGTCTTGGCATCCACGTCGCGGATGGTGTCCAGCATGGCGAGCGCCTCCTCGAAGGCGTCGATGGCCATCGTGATCTCCCCCTTTTCGCGTTCGTTGAACACGCGGGAGATCATCCGCCAAAGCTGCACCTCCGCCGCATAGAAGTCCCTTCGCTCACCTTGCACCCAGACTTTACGGACCACCCCCCACCGTGACAGCTCGCTGAGGGTCATGCTGACCGCCCCGCTCGAGAGCTTGAGGAGTTGCCGCAGGTCCTCGGCGCTGAGCGGGTCGGGCGATAAATACAACACTGCCCAGACGCGGCCCATGTTCCGTTTGAAGCCCCAGAACTCGATGAGGCGCCCGACGACGTTGCTGACCGCGATTTCGTTCGCCCACAGCGCGCGCGTTTCCTTGCTGGTGCTTCTCGGTTCCATCGGGTCCTGCTCTAGCTCGTGTAGCTCGTGTAGCTGGTGTAGCTGATGTCGCTCGCCACCGCCGTTCGCTGCCCCCGCGGCTCGCGCCATTATTTAATGCGCCCGGTCAGCTCGCGGGCCACCGCCCCGAGGAGCTCGCGGGCCATCGTGGGCGGCGCAGCCGATGCCAACGCCGCGAGCGCTTGCGCGGTGTGCTCGCGCGCGATCTCGCGAACGGCGTCGCACGCTCCGCTGCTGCGGACCGCTACCGCCAAACGTAGGCTGGTGTCGCCGTCGCCGCCGCGCGCCCGCTCCACGTCGGCCGGCTGGGCAAAGCCCCCGGAGATGGCGCGGATCAGGGGGAGCGTCACCTTTCCCTCGTGCAGATCGGCCAGGAGCGTCTTGCCCGTGAGCTCGGGATCGCCGGCGTAATCGAGGCAATCGTCGACCAGTTGAAACGCCGTTCCCACGTGTTCGCCAAAAATGCCGAACGATGCGGCCGCGGCCTCGGAAGCGCCCGCCGCGCGCGCCCCCACGCGGGCCGCCCATCCAAAGAGCGACGCGGTTTTGTCACGCACCACGCGGAAGTACGTGGCCTCCTCCAGATCGAGCCGGGAACGCGAACGCAGCTGCACCACCTCGCCATCCACCAAGCGCCGCAAGGTGCAGATCAAGTCGGGGAGCGAGGAGGCGTCGGCGCCTACGCGAACGGCGGCGCTGGTTCGCTCGAGGGCGTGGGTTAGGAGGAGATCGCCGGCGAGCACGCTCACCGCGTTGCCCCAAACCCGGCGCGCGGTGGGGGTGCCCCGGCGCTCCATGCCATCGTCGATCACATCGTCGTGCAGCAATGTGGCGAGATGCACCAGCTCGGAGACCACGGCGAGCTCGCGTACCCCCTCGGTCACCGCGCCAAAGCACGATGCCGCGAGAAGGACGGTGAGCGGGCGCACCCGTTTGCCGCCCGCTTCGAGCAGGTGTGCGCCGGCGTCGATGGCCGGCGCCACGCCCGAGCGCGCCGCGTGCGACAGCTCCTGCCCGACGTATTTCATGTCTTCGGCGAAAAGTGACGCGACGTCCGCGATGCGCTGTGCCGCGCGCGTGCCAGCCCGCTCGGGGGTCGCTGTCTCCTGCAACAGCGTGACGGAGTTCATGGGCGATGGGGTTCTCTCTAAAGTTTCAAAACATTTTGAAAGTAGTGGTAGCCCATCCAGAGGTCAAGAGAACGCTACGAAGGATGCAACCCGCTGAGCCAGCTTTTCCGGCTCTTCGGCGCGATCGGGCGGCCCCAAAAAGAGCACATCGGCCGAAAGCCCCCGCGATCCAAGGGCCGATCCCACGGCCGCCATCGTTTGCGGCAGAGCTTCGGTTTCGCTGAACGCCACCACCAAAAATCGCCCCTCGCCAAAAACGCCGAGGGCCTTGTCGATGGCGCCGCCCACGTGCTCGGCCACCCGCACATCGCCCACCACGTGCCGTGCGCGGCCGCCGCCATAGACCATTTCCCCCACCACTTCGCCGAGGGACCGCTCGTGTTCCCCCATCACCACCACCGCCACCCCATGGGCGGCGAGCATCAGGGCCACGGCCTTGGCGCGCGGCGAGGTCTCCGCCTTTGGTCCGATCCCCAGTACGAGAGCGATGCCCGTTGTTTTCGCGTTCGACGACACGCTACTCGCTTTACAACGCTTTGCTCCAGCTGTGGCACCAAGACTGCTAAAGAGGATCGCGTGACGGAGAGAACGGCACGGCAAAAGCTTGCTTCGCGGCTGGTGTACGGGAGCTTCCTCGGGCTCGCGGCCGCGTTCATTCTATCGAGCGCCTTTCAGCTCATCGTGTCCGTCTTCGGGCTGGGCATCGAGCCCCTGGCCGCCCCCGGCGCGGGGGCGGGGCAGACCGTGGATTCCCACCCCCATGCGTGCACGGAGGGAATTGCCTCCCTCTCGGCTGCGCTGGACCGAAGCTTTGCGCACGCTGCGGGCCCTGACCCGACGGCGGGGGCCGCGGGGGAGCCGGCCAGCGAGGAGGCGCTCCTGGCCAACTTCCGTAAGAACCTGGAACCGGAGTG contains these protein-coding regions:
- a CDS encoding polyprenyl synthetase family protein, producing MNSVTLLQETATPERAGTRAAQRIADVASLFAEDMKYVGQELSHAARSGVAPAIDAGAHLLEAGGKRVRPLTVLLAASCFGAVTEGVRELAVVSELVHLATLLHDDVIDDGMERRGTPTARRVWGNAVSVLAGDLLLTHALERTSAAVRVGADASSLPDLICTLRRLVDGEVVQLRSRSRLDLEEATYFRVVRDKTASLFGWAARVGARAAGASEAAAASFGIFGEHVGTAFQLVDDCLDYAGDPELTGKTLLADLHEGKVTLPLIRAISGGFAQPADVERARGGDGDTSLRLAVAVRSSGACDAVREIAREHTAQALAALASAAPPTMARELLGAVARELTGRIK
- a CDS encoding ArsR family transcriptional regulator, with amino-acid sequence MEPRSTSKETRALWANEIAVSNVVGRLIEFWGFKRNMGRVWAVLYLSPDPLSAEDLRQLLKLSSGAVSMTLSELSRWGVVRKVWVQGERRDFYAAEVQLWRMISRVFNEREKGEITMAIDAFEEALAMLDTIRDVDAKTRARVELQRSRIALLLDLAKLGQRLLDALLTTAKLDAEPLVRFLLGSRTGEARPGSGGGEPPSPPS